A window of Paenibacillus polygoni contains these coding sequences:
- a CDS encoding class I SAM-dependent methyltransferase — MSEQQFKEARKMEETYHRNFYKEHDLYEEGTWMAGPMPIVMETLDRLKDFNDQLTVLDLGAGAGRNTIAIADKLRGTNSRVVAVDLLEEAIDSLQEHAKKYQVDQFITAEQADIEHYEIEPNRYDYIAACSCLEHVSSEEALHQVLYRMLAGTKIGGINLITMSTGVEEVKLSNLEPIKPLIELNLPTQYAEDLLTDRYQDDWDILFTERVTQAIPEEKYDEPTEFRCQLLRFAARKRK, encoded by the coding sequence ATGTCTGAACAACAATTTAAAGAAGCACGCAAAATGGAAGAAACCTATCATCGTAATTTTTATAAAGAGCACGATCTTTATGAAGAAGGAACTTGGATGGCCGGACCCATGCCGATTGTCATGGAGACGCTTGACCGATTAAAAGATTTCAATGATCAACTCACTGTGTTAGATCTTGGGGCAGGTGCAGGCAGGAATACGATTGCGATCGCAGATAAACTGCGCGGAACGAACAGCAGAGTTGTAGCGGTAGATTTGCTAGAGGAAGCGATTGATAGCTTACAGGAGCATGCCAAAAAATATCAAGTCGATCAATTCATTACGGCGGAACAGGCGGACATTGAACATTATGAGATTGAGCCAAACCGGTATGATTATATCGCAGCCTGCTCCTGTCTTGAACATGTATCTTCTGAAGAAGCACTCCATCAGGTACTGTACCGAATGCTGGCAGGTACAAAAATAGGCGGAATAAATCTCATTACGATGAGTACCGGGGTAGAGGAAGTAAAACTTTCGAATCTTGAACCAATCAAACCGCTGATTGAACTCAATCTACCTACGCAATATGCAGAGGATTTATTAACCGATCGTTATCAGGACGACTGGGATATTCTATTTACGGAGCGAGTCACACAGGCGATTCCTGAAGAAAAGTATGATGAGCCTACGGAATTCCGCTGTCAGTTACTCCGATTTGCTGCTAGAAAAAGAAAATAG
- a CDS encoding nucleotidyltransferase family protein: protein MNQPQIIDDLKRVRELGLPEGCIAAGYVRNRVWDELHEYKEATPLNDIDVIYYDPKQLDEWIDIQYEKQLQSGQIGRKWQVKNQARMHEYNMDPPYQSVEDAMRYWTETATAVAIRLNDQDELEIIAPFGLNDLFEMNVKKSPYFRNTGLYRQRVFEKQWLDHWPLLLMMD from the coding sequence ATGAATCAGCCGCAAATTATTGATGACCTTAAACGGGTTCGCGAACTTGGCTTACCAGAGGGGTGTATAGCCGCTGGTTATGTAAGGAACCGGGTGTGGGATGAACTGCACGAATATAAAGAGGCGACTCCGCTGAATGATATTGATGTTATTTATTATGATCCTAAGCAGTTAGATGAATGGATTGATATCCAGTATGAGAAACAACTGCAGTCAGGGCAGATTGGGCGGAAATGGCAAGTCAAGAATCAAGCAAGAATGCATGAATATAATATGGATCCTCCCTACCAATCCGTAGAAGATGCCATGCGGTACTGGACGGAGACAGCGACTGCGGTTGCGATTCGTCTGAATGATCAAGATGAACTGGAGATCATAGCTCCATTTGGATTGAATGATCTGTTCGAGATGAATGTGAAAAAAAGTCCATATTTCCGGAATACCGGGCTTTATAGACAAAGAGTATTTGAAAAGCAATGGCTGGATCACTGGCCTTTATTGCTCATGATGGACTGA
- a CDS encoding alpha/beta hydrolase: MWVFLVILIIAAVLWASVSYFYKIAIKRAPKPILTKKTGQVAGDKAVSTSSDYSWIRSQLPEQVEITSFDGLKLCGTWIPGKGKENKVVILSHGYTGRGYEMAGFARFYVEELGFRVLIPDHRGHGASEGDYIGFGWHDRLDLMRWIDYVIEKTGEDSEILLHGISMGAAAVLMASGEKLPSLVKGIVADCAYTSVKDELSYQMKQMFKLPSFPFLPLISLYTRWKAGYRFAEASALKQVKQTQLPILYIHGGEDTFVPVSMAHELYRESAGDKYLYIVPEAAHGTSYLVEPEGYKRHVIDFVTRYLGEDTEIRREKWL, from the coding sequence ATGTGGGTTTTCTTAGTTATTCTCATTATTGCAGCAGTACTTTGGGCATCAGTCTCTTATTTTTATAAAATAGCCATTAAAAGAGCACCTAAACCGATTCTTACAAAGAAAACGGGACAGGTGGCGGGAGATAAAGCGGTTTCTACGAGTTCAGATTACTCCTGGATCCGATCTCAATTGCCTGAACAAGTGGAAATCACTTCTTTTGACGGATTAAAACTTTGCGGTACCTGGATACCGGGGAAAGGGAAAGAGAACAAGGTTGTTATCTTATCCCACGGGTATACTGGGCGCGGATACGAGATGGCGGGGTTTGCTCGATTTTATGTAGAAGAGCTTGGCTTTCGTGTATTAATTCCAGATCACCGAGGTCATGGGGCAAGTGAAGGCGACTATATTGGGTTTGGCTGGCATGACCGGCTTGATCTCATGAGATGGATTGATTATGTGATTGAAAAGACGGGAGAGGACAGTGAAATTTTGCTGCACGGTATTTCAATGGGGGCTGCTGCTGTTCTCATGGCAAGCGGTGAGAAACTGCCCTCCCTAGTGAAAGGAATTGTAGCGGACTGCGCGTACACCTCGGTCAAAGATGAATTGTCTTACCAAATGAAGCAGATGTTCAAACTTCCTTCTTTTCCGTTCCTTCCGCTAATCAGTCTATATACGAGGTGGAAAGCCGGATATCGTTTTGCGGAAGCGTCTGCCTTAAAGCAAGTTAAACAAACACAGCTGCCTATTTTATATATCCATGGAGGAGAAGATACCTTCGTTCCTGTCTCTATGGCTCATGAATTGTACCGAGAGAGTGCTGGTGATAAATATTTATATATTGTTCCTGAAGCTGCACATGGTACTTCGTATCTAGTAGAACCGGAGGGATATAAACGTCATGTAATAGATTTTGTAACCCGGTATTTGGGAGAAGATACGGAAATAAGAAGGGAAAAGTGGCTATAA
- a CDS encoding ATP-binding protein: MPSNFNEHEMTKLRNIIAELNREIIKSKEHEQTVLSEFSSMNNDLVTLQRELAKNNSRLNEAKNQAVQASEAKSEFLALLSHEFRTPLNGIIGMTEILLMSSLTEEQRQSVAVIQESSQLLLYLINDILDLSKLEAGEMKLNPSDMNLRSISKHVNMLLSAKADKSGNQLYSEIDDSLSDTLIGDGTRVTQILMNLVGNAIKFTQDGSIYTRIRVLSESDQRQKLRIEVTDTGIGITKEDQSKLFRPYAQTSDGQQSKYGGTGLGLSISKYFVNLMDGQIGVISDYGEGSTFWIEVSFEIKSNGETKIPAANELDMNRLTAVTLETTDCIPCTSIEHPILIAEDNSINRKVVLVQLEKLGITNIDTVENGEEAVAAYLSRTYCAILMDHMMPKLDGIEATRKIRQIEQDEMRPHTPIIALTGNVTERQRKECLEAGMDDYLPKPITLETLREMMQRWLPEMHDDSILNEEVVMELLNLSEDKKGELLESLLDMYQADTPSKIDQLLHHIHNNQYSEVINSAHDLKSSSLSLGIEHLSLLLGKIETSARMGCLEEPKRLKELLLPAYEKACSEIKKVLSSVHQ, encoded by the coding sequence AATATCATTGCTGAACTTAACAGGGAAATAATTAAGAGTAAAGAGCATGAGCAGACCGTACTCAGTGAATTTTCAAGTATGAATAACGATCTGGTTACGTTACAGAGGGAACTTGCCAAAAACAATTCCAGACTGAATGAAGCGAAAAATCAGGCAGTTCAGGCAAGTGAAGCAAAAAGTGAATTTCTAGCCTTGCTGAGTCATGAGTTTCGAACGCCTTTGAATGGAATTATTGGAATGACTGAAATCTTATTAATGTCATCGCTTACGGAGGAACAGCGTCAATCGGTTGCTGTTATTCAGGAGTCGTCTCAACTTTTGCTCTATTTAATAAATGATATATTAGATCTTTCCAAGCTTGAAGCGGGAGAAATGAAATTAAATCCTTCCGATATGAATCTACGAAGCATTTCGAAACATGTCAATATGCTTTTATCTGCAAAAGCGGATAAATCCGGTAATCAACTGTATTCAGAAATTGATGACTCGTTATCTGATACGTTAATTGGTGATGGTACCAGAGTAACTCAAATACTCATGAATCTGGTTGGTAATGCCATCAAATTCACGCAGGACGGATCAATCTATACACGAATTCGGGTTTTATCTGAATCAGACCAGAGACAAAAGCTTCGAATCGAAGTTACAGATACCGGTATTGGTATTACAAAGGAAGATCAGTCTAAGTTGTTTAGACCTTATGCCCAGACTTCTGATGGACAACAGTCTAAGTATGGCGGGACCGGTCTTGGACTCTCCATTAGCAAATACTTTGTAAATCTGATGGATGGTCAGATTGGTGTCATCAGTGATTATGGAGAAGGGTCTACTTTTTGGATCGAAGTCTCTTTTGAAATTAAATCTAACGGCGAGACGAAGATTCCCGCTGCAAATGAATTGGATATGAACCGTTTAACAGCGGTGACACTGGAAACCACAGACTGCATTCCGTGCACTTCTATTGAACATCCAATCCTTATAGCAGAAGATAACAGTATTAACCGTAAGGTTGTTCTTGTTCAGTTAGAGAAGCTTGGAATTACAAATATAGATACGGTGGAGAATGGAGAAGAAGCGGTTGCCGCTTATCTCAGTAGAACGTACTGCGCTATACTGATGGATCATATGATGCCGAAGCTCGATGGAATCGAAGCAACCAGAAAAATCCGCCAGATCGAACAGGATGAAATGCGCCCGCATACTCCCATCATCGCGCTCACGGGGAATGTTACAGAGAGGCAGCGTAAAGAATGTCTCGAGGCAGGTATGGACGATTACTTACCTAAGCCAATCACTCTAGAAACACTGCGAGAAATGATGCAGAGATGGCTTCCTGAAATGCATGATGATTCTATTCTAAATGAGGAAGTGGTCATGGAGCTATTGAACCTTAGTGAGGACAAGAAGGGGGAGTTATTAGAATCTTTGCTTGATATGTATCAAGCGGATACGCCAAGCAAAATAGATCAATTACTTCATCATATTCATAATAATCAATATAGTGAAGTAATCAACTCTGCACATGACTTGAAATCGAGCAGTCTTAGTTTGGGAATTGAACATCTCTCCTTGTTATTAGGAAAGATAGAAACATCGGCAAGAATGGGTTGTCTTGAAGAACCTAAACGATTGAAGGAACTGCTCTTACCTGCTTACGAGAAGGCTTGCAGCGAGATTAAGAAGGTTCTTTCATCAGTACATCAATAA